The Armatimonadota bacterium genomic sequence GGCCTGCTCGTCCGCGGGGACGAGGGCATGGGCGTCATCGGGCACATCGTGCTCGGCATCGTCGGCGCGCTGGTCGGGGGGTTCCTCGCGGGCGTCATCACCGGCACCGACTACACCACCGGGATCAACATCTCGACGATCCTCGTCGCCACGATCGGCGCCGTCCTGGTCGTCGTGGTCGTCGGGCTGATCCGTGGGGGCTCGAGGAGCGGCCGCGGGGCGATCTAGCCTCGAGACCACGCCCGCGCCAAACGGAGAGGCGCCCGACCTGGGGGGAAGGTCGGGCGCCTCCGGGTCTCACCTGAGACACACCCAATGTAGGATCTGCGTCAACGCAGAATTGCCCAGAATTCGTGCGCACCGTCGAACCTCCTTCGGGGTGCCGCCCAACGGCACCGGTGGCGACGGCGCCTACCGCATCGACCAGCCGGACGACGCCGCCTGGCTGGCGCAGGTGCTCGCCGGCGTGGATCCGCGCTTCGGCGACTGACGGGGCGCGGTCGCGCGTTCCTCCACCACGCCCACGGCCCGTTCACCGCACAGTGGACGGGCCGTTTCCATGCCCCAACCGGTGAGCCGCGCCTACCGCGCATGACGTAGAGCCCGGGGTGAC encodes the following:
- a CDS encoding GlsB/YeaQ/YmgE family stress response membrane protein gives rise to the protein GLLVRGDEGMGVIGHIVLGIVGALVGGFLAGVITGTDYTTGINISTILVATIGAVLVVVVVGLIRGGSRSGRGAI